The Heptranchias perlo isolate sHepPer1 chromosome X, sHepPer1.hap1, whole genome shotgun sequence genomic interval gaagtcctgagcgatctctcgcaccaggcgctggaagggcagtttgcggatgagcagctcggtggatttctggtagcggcggatctccctcagagccacagtgccgggtctgtagcgatgaggcttcttcactccgcctgtggctggagcgctcttccgggccgctttggtcgccaactgtttgcgaggagctttcccgccggtcgatttacgcgctgtctgtttggtcctggccattttctgaacagatctcaacacaacctgagacacaGAAACTGTTAATGGCGAGCCGGCTCTGGGGCTGCATTTTAAAGTGTCTGTGAGGAACCGCCCCGGGACTGTGATTGGCTGTATTCCGAACCCCAGTCAGGGAGGGACCGCCCCTGGCCTGTGATTGGCAGGTTTGAACCGAGCTCTGACAGTCAGAACGAAACGGCGGGAGGTcttgggccccaattggctgagctgaaattaatcatcaatttcaaaaagcccgccaatttcagagcatcaaatacagtttgaagaaaatctcatttccctccagcaatttaagaatctctctctttataatctccattatttcctaCTCGTCAGCACaaatctcaggctgtttcacattccggttcattctctgacctgtctgtaaacgggcgggaataaagtcccggtcattgctttccgtGGGAAGcgggacaaagtccagcttcgatttcaaaaatcccgccagttccggcccggtgaacggctcctcaaacagaaacttcacatcgaactgatatTTGAATGAGGGCAAGAAATAAACACCGAtcagagaggacacagcgggagagggagtgaggagggattttactctgagtgaagaatgtaaTGTCTGTGGAAAGACTCTGCATccccgcctgttcatttataccgtgaaaccgggaattccgctccttctctcgggatggccgagaaccccgGCCGTTTTTCTGATCTCCCTGTAACGAGTGCTGGAGAAATCTCCCCATATTAATAGAATATCGGAAACTACTTCCCCACCCCAAgatcgtcccactcccccttcccaggtcactgctctctctgtgaggcggtgggtggctcttagaagagcctttgttttgtgtttggttggaaagggtcgagtcgttcagccgccgaatccatagagggtgcggccctgccgtttcagagcgtacaccacatccatggccgtgaccgtcttgcgcttggcgtgttcagtgtaagtgaccgcgtccctgatcacattctccaagaAAACCTTCAGTACCccacgggtttcctcgtagatcagacccgagatccgcttgacaccgccacggcgagccaggcggcggatggctggtttggtgataccctggatgttatcacgaagcacttttcGGTGCCGCTTGGCGccacctttgcccagtcctttgcctcctttacctctgccagacatgataatTCTTCACTGAAATGAACAGCGAACTCGTGCTGGTTCCCTTTTTTATGCAGCCTGCCCCGACCTGACTGAAACATGCACAGAGTgaaagtgggaggggaggagacagagtgagatattaaacagggaggggaggagacagagtgagatactaaacagggaggggaggagacagagttagaaattaaacagggaggggaggagacaagtgagatattaaacagggaggggcgagagaatcagagtgacggACTGAGCGGAGAGCggtctctgatcttccagctccaactCCAGCTTTCTCCAGCCTCCAATTTTAAACCGttcatcgataatagaaccgaatcacagcgctccgcacaaacccttacagactcgggcttcatatccAAGGATTTAcagaaacccggagcttttaaataagccccgtttACAATtatcagtcagtaatattcctgcctaaatacagtcccttctataacTGGTCAACCCGCctgcttccatttcagtcccagacccgattctatctcccacacattccctcccagacggattcagcagtttacaaacacattattccagctgatttggagaatctcatgtgttggggtttgaattgtgatagcggcggatctccgccagttttcCCCTGTCACGGACCCTGGCCATGAATCTGTGAGAAAaagaatgaactgggactggaggtgAACAcgcccccagttacagtgaggcccggcccgggtatcccattctctctattttatatcagacagtgggagtggggcgggggtagggaatgtcagcgagtcaccaggaccctgggtttattgTAAATGATTtatatctgaaatctgagcccggccccgggacaggaatcatctgattccgggatcagctcttttctgagagacgtgggtggctctgagaagagccgttgggttcagatggtcacaagttgcacttgattttttacttctttttgcctGCTGCTTTCTTCGCTTTGGGCTTGGCGCTCGGTTTTTGtaccttcttcgccttcgcctttactggcttgggggtcttgggcttcttcacagccgctttcttcttaattggtgatttcgccgccttctttgtggtcgatttcttgacagctggtttcttggccgttaatttcctggccgctggtttcttggccgctggtttctttccgggagatttcttggttacttgtttcttcaccttctttcccactttttCCTGGgcttccttcttagcgactctgaaggagcccgaggcgcccgtgcccttgatctgcaccagggagcctttttccacatttctcttgatacttaatttgatctgggtccggtgcttctccacatccaggcctttggtggccagaaccttctttatcgcggccagggatatccccttgcgatccttgcaatccgccacaatcttgaggatctgttcgcccAATTTGGGACCGGCTGTCTTGGatcggtgaaccgccttcttcttcttcggAGCATTGGTTTGAGCGGCGGCGGGAggtgccgtttcggcggctgcagtatctgtcatgtccgggactctgaagaaaatctctctgacagtcagagctgggtcagaaatgaaacgagaggcggcggcacagagcaacttaaaggcccagagcggacggggcggagacaacCTGCTGTCAGCTCTCGGcacctccagcctctctgtgtttctctctcctcttaaactacCCGATTCTAATTAtaatcgggcactccagagtcccagactagccccttcccatctcaaacaccggaatgtttgctgtcgaaaaactttcaccggaattaaaagcaccagtttcgatttaaacccgtttcattgctgcactgatcgcgctctctcacccgatcgctgacatgatttctgtttttcggctgaaatcttgaattggaCAAAAACCGTACCTTAAATTTTCACTTCGGGtctcggcaggggaggagggcgatcctttgacagggatttttaaaaaaatactcaaaagggactcggacatccggcgatgagaccggccacacaaacacagtgacattaatctgaCCCGCCCGCCcatttcacacactctctctgacacaatgttcacatctgtacattcacaggacaaactgttcgccacattgacaattcccgggacaagctttcctccccgctcggcctgtgctgcggATTCTCGGGTGTTGGTtgtagtttcccagctcagtaactgttaaacactctgaggccggcgctcctcacagtgtccGGTCTCCAGATTCAGGGACAGGAGCCAATCACAGCTCTGGCTGTGATAATCCACATCTGcttttacattattatattgttcgcacacagaaatatgtttggttaagttgaaaattcaaattatccgctctgggctcctccagtctctctatgtttccttctcctgctaaactgactgacaggcaatagtaactggtgtcctatccATCCCATTCTCCACACCCAGAGACGGCGAgtcactgaataaattcaacactcacagacagtccgGAGTCAGActgttacaggctgtttctcgcCACCTTTACTTTTCGGCGgataaatgcaccgtcagaccggctcatATACAGTAGAAGGGAGAGTAATCGTCTCACCaacagcacacagacacagaatcagtctttcacATTCCATCAGTGGGTCtatattacgctcagtaacagtGTCCCGCATTCATGTGCAGaactaaagagagagagagagagacggagcggctgataaacggacagacagagacacagtcaGACAGACGCAgaatcagtctcacacttcccatcaaTGTGTCCGTTTCACGCTCAGTAAACATTATCCCAGCTTCATGTAcagcactagagagagagagatacagacaggcacagtatcagtctcacacttcccatcagtgtgtctgtatcatgCTCAATAACAGTATCGCACCTCCATATAAAgtacaagagagacagagaaactgagcTGTAATGAGCGGTATTCACCCAGTAACAAATAGGGAACTATTCCATTCCAATTGCTGTTCCAAGGTTGAAtaattttaattgaaaatcacaaactttcggaggcttcctccttcctcaggtaaatgtggaaatgaaatcctcgaaactttcgcatttataaatcacagaacaatagctggtgattacagaaagtctttccaactgcccgttgccaaggcaatcaaagtgttcagacagagaggtgttacctacagggccatcgaatataggggatggcctctttgacatggttcgggtggaagctggaaaagtggagcatcgtgaggttgttcgtgggcttgcggtggagtgaggtgctgaggtgcccgtctttgatggagattcgtgtgtccaagaaagaaactgattctgaggagtagtccaagaAAGAAACGGATTCTGAGCACCTCACTCTCCCGCAagaccacggacaacctcacgatgctccacttttccagcttccaccctaaccacgtcaaagaggccatcccctatggacaggccctgcgaatacacagggtctgctcagacgaggaggaacgcgatggacacctacagacgctgaaagacgccctagtaagaacgggatatgacgctggactcatcgatcgacagttccgacgggccacagcgaaaaatcccagagacctcctcagaagactaacatgggacgcaaccaacagagtacccttcgtcgtccagtacttccccggagcggagaaactacgccatgttctccgcagccttcaacatgtcatcaatgacgacgaacacctcgctatggccatccccacacctccactactcgcctttaaacagccacccaacctcaaacagaccatcgttcgcagcaaattacccagctttcaagagaacagcgtccacgacaccacacaaccctgtcacggtaacctctgcaagacatgacagatcatcgacacggataccaccatcacacgagaggacaccacccaccaggtacatggttcatactcctgtgactcggccaacgttgtctacctcatacgttgcaggaaaggatgccccagagcatggtacattggtgagaccatgcagacgctgcgacaacggatgaacggacaccgcgcaacaatcgccagacaggagggttctctccctgtcggggaacacttcagcagtcatggacattcagccaccgaccttcgggtgaacatactccaaggcggccttcgagacacacgacaatgcaaaatcgtcgagcagaaattgatagccaaattccgcacccatgagggcggcctcaaccgggatcttgggttcatgtcacactacacgtaaccccaccagcgaacaaaagttatctgtttttaatataacgggtcatttgctgtctttctcttccttccggatgtttctatgtttctgccactctctctctgttttttttcgttgtttgtatattctgtggccctgtaggtaacacctctctgtctgaacactttgattgccttggcaacgggcagttggaaagacttctgcaatcaccaggtattgttctgtgatttataaatgcgaaaggttcgaggatttcatttccacattcacctgaggaaggaggaagcctccgaaagcttgtgattttctaataaaattgttggactataacttggtgttgtaaaattggtaACAATTGTCAacgccagtccatcaccggcatctccacaccaaggttgaatgacagaagatgcagtctcatctctaaCTGATCTTATTCCAGAGAAAGACAcgttattaatcccactctcagggacagtgtcacacatttaaccctctcttgcatatTGTACCCTCTGTAATCTTGCAGCAGAGGGCAGTTcggtattactctcagtgaccgagagtttcactccgattgaaataaactgggactgttgccgTCAGATATTCATCCTGCacagtcccagcaaatacaccgagtcCCACttctctcccatgtttctccatgattggtttgagaaatcctccctccagtttcgggttCACGCGTTACTTTATCATTAGAGGaaacaagaatgaacagaacccattggctcattccacagccgcccaCGTTATCTCTGATAGaccctttaccatcaaaagataccgagagaaacagcagggatggaaacatccagTTTAttcgttggagattgtaaagtcagtctggattccagcgttcggcaccggtggaatcccatctgtttcccattctgctgcctgttcctgcactgcctgtggaccccattccctctgacctttcccccacttcctttgctcagactctgaaaaattccaattggggaaagtttccatcgatttttgtgttgggaattaaaccagatatctgcgcatgcgtaactcagccccgcccccagcgctgcttgctggtgagcagaagagcgcatgcgcgctcccctcccccagctcggcctgtgggcgacattccctcagtgagcggaagaagatggttaaaaacagccgggaatggagagatcacggcccccgggggaagggagcaaagagcagcctcgttacagcagctcatcgcttcgggaccgtgtccgcagatgggctcagagatcggcattgagtccgggggaaggtcagggggagtccgggggctgtttgtaagaggcggagtggatcaggatctcgtcccggaacatggagtgagcgggggaagggagaggtcattctcgggctgtgtgtgtccagggtgagggagagagaatgggaagagcaGGTtgcttaaaatcattgctgctttctctccccaaaccagtggtgaaatgttcctggtttaattccagtctcactctgtttattgttattggacagtgaacagtggaaacagagccggagaggaaggatgtggggagttttacaaagagcatctattgcaggcaacaggtgagaagtgtgaaggacacaatttaaacagcggctgtttggttttggTTGAACGGttcgtcccatgggagaggggattagaaacctgaccgtTGCAAAGGCCcctccccatcgggtagtcccattcatggatcagtgcaggggttgggttttttctggatgtcactaaattgttataaaacagcccaacacacctggtatggagaagctgagtgctgcagcactgcagtggagtcagacactgacactctttgtatcactggttttcatttgtggatattcaaaataattattaacagatattacattgatcacttttgtattttctacctcacctgttcctgagtaacaagatataattttcttttttcaggacccagaataaatgtgatgtttcctccacccgaggcagaaggaacagtgcggccagctccttctcacacacagtaggtccattatcacacacagagatacagacaggtcatcagttccccagtctcagacagcagaagtggtcagtcccacactgatcccagtttccagagacacattttcaatccaacagtcaaacagagcaggtgaggcagacgctgtttccatttcccccgaactcagtcccgctgacaggaagatacaaaaatcccagtccaaaatcacactttcagattgaaagacactgtgtcaatctcacaatcggGCAACATTAGCtctgaattaaataccagatagaaatcacacatggtacccgattcaaaagtgcagaataaaccccaataatgtacctcgagattccaattgaatactagcccagaactcacacatgtgagtttaatagATGCAGTATCAATTTGATTAGTGTATCATGAGATACAAATTGCAGGCAAGTCTAAAAcacatgtacagtatcagattgagaaatgctgtgacagtgtaacctgagaaacaaattagaaaccagtttataatacactcattgtatgagatgtaaagatagagtatcaattctattagtgcagactgagatatacattacataccagtccaaaaatctcataataTTCGATTGAAAGACACAGTATCGATTACAATagtacagactgagctgcacattatatATCAATTCAAaaatcaccatatcagtttgaaatatatattatcattcacaatattacaCAGAAATATAGATTTAATAgtggtccaaaaagcacacaaatgatTTGATTAGGATTTGGTGCTGGATGATTTTAAAGTTTAtcaatatttaccaattaaataatgataaatactatttaaacatgaagctattaaagctacagtattgtaTGTCATAAGATAATCTGAGAGAACAattatagacagatacagaatgaatctcacactcatgtATGGTACCAgagttgacagatacagaatgagtcccacactctcataatgtaccagatactggcagataaagtatgaatcccacactcacacagtaccagagactgagagatacagactgaatcacacactcacacacagtaccagagaatgtatcgacagaatgaatctcacaatcatATAGAGTACCAGATTACTGattcaatcccacactaacatacatGATGAGAAACTGCATATATAAAGTGAATTCAAcatccacatacagtactggaaactgacagacacagaatgaatcccacacagtatcacggagtgagagatacaaaatgaatctcacagtcacctacattactgctggctgagttacaaattacgtaccagtccaaaaatctcagtgtcagattgaaagatacagtatcaattccattcgtGCAGATAAACCACTACAAAAAATATCTGatgcagattcagactgaaatatacagtgttCCATTCATacagactgagctccacattatatacaagttcaaaaatgtcaccatatcagtttggaagatgcaCTAAATCACAGTTGTGTTCACATCGATGCAG includes:
- the LOC137307050 gene encoding histone H4, whose protein sequence is MSGRGKGGKGLGKGGAKRHRKVLRDNIQGITKPAIRRLARRGGVKRISGLIYEETRGVLKVFLENVIRDAVTYTEHAKRKTVTAMDVVYALKRQGRTLYGFGG
- the LOC137306914 gene encoding histone H1-like, yielding MTDTAAAETAPPAAAQTNAPKKKKAVHRSKTAGPKLGEQILKIVADCKDRKGISLAAIKKIKGTGASGSFRVAKKEAQEKVGKKVKKQKKAAVKKPKTPKPVKAKAKKVQKPSAKPKAKKAAGKKKFMARVRDRGKLAEIRRYHNSNPNT